TTTCACCAGCGAGAGGATGACGCCGTCAAAATCGGTTTCCGTCACGGCGTCCTGCAGGCGGTCTTTCATGGCTTCCTTGGCTAGCGGCGTGGCCTTGTTTTCCACCACGAGCGCGGCGATCTTGGCCGGACTGAGTTTATAATCCTTCGCATCCTTGCCCATGACATCCGTGACGGCTTTCAGCGTGGCTTCCCCCTGCAATCCCTGGGCGGAAGCCTGTTGGACCGCCGGAATCATCTTCTCGTAAAGCGCGTTGTCGAGCGGTTTGGGTGGCAGACGATAGCCATCCTTCCCGCCCAAGGCCAGTGCGGCCGCAATCATGCCGGGCAGAATGACCAGGATCGGGAAGAGCATCTTCGGAATCGCCGCAATGATCGGCGTGCGCCGGGCGGACCCCATGTTTTTGGCAGCCATGGCGCGCTGCACCACCAGGAAGTTGGTACACCAGTACCCGAAGGAAAGCACGAAACCCAAGCCGAACAGCATCGCGAACCAATCCACCCCCATGGGGTTGGCGTCCGGCCCGGCCAACAGTGGCGTCCAGGCGCTGGTCCAGGAATTGCTCCCAAATGTGGTTTCAGCCGTTCCCGGCAACCCGACTGCCGCAGGATGCTGTGCGACCACGGCCAACTTAGTCTTTAGCACTTCCCAGCCGCCCACATCCTTCAACCCGAGATACACCACCGGGGCGAACCCGAGCACGATCATGAAGAACTGCAACACCTCGGTGTAAATGGCGGAGGTCAAGCCGCCTTTCAGCACATACACCAGCACCACCGCCGAGCAAATCCAAAGGCTCAGGTGATAATCCCAGCCGAGCAACTGGTTAAGCAGCTTCGCCAGCGCGTTCATGGAAATGCCGGAGGCAAACACCGTCATCACCGCAAAACTCAGCGAATTCAGGCAGCGGACGCGTTCATCAAAGCGCATCTTGAGATATTCCGGCACGGACCGGGCCTTGGAGCCGTAATAGAACGGCATCATGAACACCGCCAGGAAGATCATGGCGGGGATGGCGCCCACCCAATAAAAGTGACAGGTGGCAATGCCGTACTTGGCGCCGCTGGCCGCCATGCCGACCAGTTCCAGCGCCCCCAGGTTGGCCGAAATGAAGGCCAGCCCGGTGACCCACGCGGGGATGGAACGTCCGGACAGGAAGAAATCCGTGGAACTCTTCATGTACCGGTTGAGGAGGAAGCCGATGCCCACGACCGCCAGGCAATAAATCAGCAATATCGCGTAATCAATCCAACCTAGTTCTATATGCATATAGTGATGGGCATGTTGTTACTGATTCAAGGGCGGCTTGTCAACCCTGATCCATACGTATTTTGGGCAACGCCAATTTGGCAACGAGAAAACTGGTGATTAGAGTTGCTGGCGAGCGGTTGGGTTGGGTAAGCTGGAACCATGTTCACGCGCTTGATTAAGCTTCGTCCGGCGACCGGCGTCCTGCTGGTGTTGCTCGGCAGCCTGATGGCGGCGATGGCCGATCCCGCCTCACTGCGGCTGGCTATCCAGGATTTGGCGGCCACGTTTGGCGGGAAATACCCGTTGGGACGGCAATACTTGGAACGCCTAGCAGCCTGTCGGACTTAGAAAAGCAGTTTTTTTAAGAAGCCCGGACATA
Above is a genomic segment from Verrucomicrobiota bacterium containing:
- a CDS encoding sodium:solute symporter family protein → MHIELGWIDYAILLIYCLAVVGIGFLLNRYMKSSTDFFLSGRSIPAWVTGLAFISANLGALELVGMAASGAKYGIATCHFYWVGAIPAMIFLAVFMMPFYYGSKARSVPEYLKMRFDERVRCLNSLSFAVMTVFASGISMNALAKLLNQLLGWDYHLSLWICSAVVLVYVLKGGLTSAIYTEVLQFFMIVLGFAPVVYLGLKDVGGWEVLKTKLAVVAQHPAAVGLPGTAETTFGSNSWTSAWTPLLAGPDANPMGVDWFAMLFGLGFVLSFGYWCTNFLVVQRAMAAKNMGSARRTPIIAAIPKMLFPILVILPGMIAAALALGGKDGYRLPPKPLDNALYEKMIPAVQQASAQGLQGEATLKAVTDVMGKDAKDYKLSPAKIAALVVENKATPLAKEAMKDRLQDAVTETDFDGVILSLVKKYCPTGLLGLALTALLASFMSGMAGNVTAFNTVWTYDLYQAYIAKDRTDAHYLWMGRAITVVGILLSIGCAYFARMYNNAMDIIQLVFGFVNAPLFATFLLGMFWARTTATGAFLGLLGGISTSAVVHGLTMAEGKGGWMGHAFFNFKSTMAQNFWLASFAFISCFVLTLTISLATKRTKSDAELKGLVYSMTPKLVQDENEAWYLRPAVVGVILLVACVIINLYFW